The Nostoc sp. 'Lobaria pulmonaria (5183) cyanobiont' genome window below encodes:
- a CDS encoding HesA/MoeB/ThiF family protein, with the protein MNIFFHEQLYRSNAVMAKLKNYRVTICGAGALGANIAENLARSGFDKLTVIDRDRIEERNLSTQPYYRSDVGAFKAKILANNLYRAIGTKVDAKTKELTPANTTQLLKDSQLIVDVFDNSVARQAVKDYAEKLSVPCLHAGLSADYAEVIWNDVYRVPSEVNDDVCDYPLTRNLVMLTVAVACEAIVSFIATAEQRNFTITQKDLTVQSLFL; encoded by the coding sequence ATGAACATCTTTTTTCACGAACAGCTTTACCGCAGCAATGCTGTGATGGCAAAGTTGAAAAACTATCGTGTAACTATTTGTGGGGCTGGAGCATTAGGAGCTAACATTGCGGAAAACTTAGCTCGGTCTGGTTTTGATAAACTTACAGTGATAGATCGCGATCGCATTGAGGAGCGTAACCTTTCGACTCAGCCTTACTACCGTTCTGATGTGGGAGCGTTCAAGGCGAAGATTTTAGCGAATAATTTATATCGAGCAATTGGTACTAAAGTTGATGCTAAGACAAAAGAGTTAACACCAGCAAATACAACTCAATTACTCAAAGACAGCCAGTTAATTGTCGATGTCTTTGACAATAGCGTGGCACGTCAAGCAGTGAAAGATTATGCTGAAAAATTAAGCGTACCCTGCCTTCATGCTGGACTATCAGCAGATTATGCAGAAGTGATTTGGAATGACGTTTATCGCGTTCCTTCTGAAGTGAATGATGATGTCTGTGATTATCCGTTGACACGAAACCTAGTAATGTTAACCGTAGCCGTGGCGTGTGAAGCGATCGTTTCATTCATTGCCACAGCAGAACAGCGTAACTTCACCATCACCCAGAAGGATCTGACTGTTCAATCTCTGTTTTTGTAG
- a CDS encoding AlbA family DNA-binding domain-containing protein, with amino-acid sequence MMTTPLKEWSEDTILSMIKDRVQENLELDYKECAAIFPLTDKKKIEISKDVSAFANSAGGIIIYGVKENGHIPTEIDTGLNPNALSKERLEQIIN; translated from the coding sequence ATGATGACGACACCACTCAAAGAATGGTCTGAAGACACTATTCTGTCTATGATTAAGGATAGAGTTCAGGAAAACCTTGAACTTGATTATAAGGAATGTGCTGCAATCTTTCCACTTACTGATAAAAAGAAAATAGAAATTAGCAAAGATGTCTCAGCTTTTGCTAATTCTGCTGGAGGCATAATTATCTATGGTGTAAAAGAAAATGGGCATATTCCTACTGAGATTGATACAGGATTAAATCCTAATGCCTTGTCAAAAGAAAGATTAGAACAGATTATAAATTAA
- a CDS encoding urea transporter: MSANKTLKLSDRLFFVGNVDKMNTDPSPLHELISHVLSSEEPKLQISKSLLPLGTMQQLNQRLMHQPLLNFINATLRGIGQVIFVNNPVSGLLFLIAMFIQAPWLGTMSLLGTAIATLTAIILQKHFAKIFQINRDNIQNGIFGLNGLLTGATIASLGLFGNGRWNLNWAIAVIVFASLSTVLMETVGVWFASQFRVAPLGIPFHIALLSFVILVLFLPQTYFDFGSLPPVSPSQLNGLRLAQSLPLSIGQVFFSNSWVVGILIVLGIAICTPISAIVGLLGCVMYLLAGLLLQVTPNDLYTGLWGYNAVLTAIAIGGVFYTPNLFSISIALGCAFLASLVSWGLAALFAPLKLPVLALPFVIVTIGCFLILRRSLPSLVPVALHTVASPEEHRQRFLVAKRIISNFRRQLAAALQSKPRQLLFKQASSTFKGDLRYIFDAIDQDQSGHLCIEELTNHLNQAGKGLSDNEITLLFTSMDSDRSNTIDFEEFGELMLRHRQLMAEYNDFLTYFLPLDADEDNIISLDEMNIAMASVGELPLTKDEVAFLRDRTGGQLLTWNQFIEVLLVT; this comes from the coding sequence TTGAGTGCGAACAAAACCTTAAAACTTAGCGATCGCCTATTTTTTGTTGGCAACGTAGACAAAATGAATACCGATCCCTCTCCTCTGCATGAGTTAATCTCTCACGTTTTATCTTCAGAGGAACCAAAATTACAGATTTCAAAAAGCTTATTACCATTAGGCACGATGCAGCAACTAAATCAACGCCTGATGCATCAACCTTTATTGAATTTCATTAACGCCACTCTACGCGGTATTGGTCAGGTCATTTTTGTCAATAATCCTGTGAGCGGTCTACTATTTTTAATTGCCATGTTCATTCAGGCTCCTTGGTTGGGGACAATGAGCTTGCTTGGAACCGCGATCGCAACATTAACAGCAATTATCTTACAGAAACACTTTGCGAAAATTTTCCAGATCAATCGAGATAATATTCAAAATGGTATTTTTGGACTGAATGGATTACTCACCGGAGCGACGATCGCATCGCTGGGGCTATTTGGCAATGGCAGATGGAATCTGAATTGGGCGATCGCAGTAATTGTATTCGCTTCTCTATCAACGGTATTAATGGAAACTGTGGGAGTCTGGTTTGCTAGTCAGTTTCGAGTAGCACCGCTCGGTATTCCATTTCATATAGCGTTGCTAAGTTTTGTGATTCTCGTGCTATTTCTACCCCAAACTTACTTCGATTTTGGGTCGTTACCGCCTGTTTCTCCTAGTCAACTTAACGGTTTGCGACTCGCTCAATCGCTACCGCTTAGTATTGGGCAGGTGTTTTTTTCCAATAGCTGGGTTGTTGGAATTTTGATTGTTTTGGGGATTGCTATCTGCACCCCGATTAGTGCGATTGTTGGCTTGCTGGGATGCGTAATGTATTTACTTGCAGGTTTGCTGCTGCAAGTGACTCCTAACGATTTGTATACTGGGTTATGGGGTTACAATGCTGTGCTGACGGCGATCGCCATTGGTGGAGTATTCTACACACCAAATCTATTCAGTATTTCTATTGCTCTGGGTTGTGCCTTTCTCGCATCGCTAGTTAGTTGGGGCTTGGCAGCTTTGTTTGCGCCGCTAAAATTGCCCGTCCTGGCACTGCCTTTTGTGATTGTAACCATTGGCTGTTTTCTGATTTTACGGCGATCGCTACCCTCGCTCGTGCCGGTAGCACTGCATACAGTTGCTAGTCCCGAAGAACATCGGCAACGGTTTTTAGTGGCAAAGCGAATTATTTCTAACTTTCGTCGTCAACTTGCCGCCGCGCTCCAAAGCAAGCCGCGCCAACTGCTGTTTAAACAAGCGTCTTCTACCTTTAAAGGAGACTTGCGCTATATCTTCGATGCCATCGACCAAGACCAGAGTGGGCATCTCTGTATTGAAGAATTAACCAATCATTTAAACCAGGCAGGAAAGGGGTTGTCGGATAACGAAATCACGCTGTTATTCACAAGTATGGACAGCGATCGCAGCAACACAATCGATTTTGAAGAATTCGGTGAGTTAATGCTGCGTCATCGTCAGTTGATGGCCGAATACAACGATTTTCTCACTTATTTTTTACCGCTCGATGCTGATGAAGACAATATTATTAGCCTTGATGAAATGAATATTGCAATGGCAAGTGTTGGTGAATTGCCACTGACAAAAGATGAAGTTGCATTTCTGCGCGATCGTACAGGAGGGCAACTGTTGACTTGGAATCAATTTATTGAAGTACTGCTAGTGACTTGA
- a CDS encoding adenosine deaminase, with the protein MALYAELHRHLGGSVVPRVLWRYFERHSTELISRFTDYSDFEDFYTRPRNTLDEYLELHTLVESVQTVETLPYFIYRLVRGAYIFENLAYLELRYTPYLRTPEHLSQSERIDKMAEIVRVVGLASHQPEYPIVTSQILCMHTRLPYEVNKAIVDLAAQNKQYVCAVDVAGGGSSYADRLEEWISLYDYARSLGVNTTGHLYETTASCYPELLPYLMRIGHGIQIPLLYPELLNDVAKRGQCLEVCPTTYLKTGTLQDIRQLKLVFDRCLDAGVDIAICTDNAGLHNVRLPFEYENLLTYNIISFEQLQACQDAAFRHAFAWPYSQPPASLLNGLLKPEPAKILSMRDTN; encoded by the coding sequence ATGGCTTTATATGCTGAATTACATAGACATCTAGGCGGCTCGGTCGTACCACGAGTTTTATGGCGATATTTCGAGCGACATTCTACGGAGTTAATTTCCCGCTTTACTGACTATTCAGATTTTGAAGATTTTTATACCCGCCCACGTAATACCCTAGATGAGTATCTAGAATTACACACCCTGGTAGAAAGCGTGCAAACTGTGGAGACTTTGCCTTACTTTATCTATCGCTTGGTGCGGGGTGCTTACATATTTGAAAATTTGGCTTATCTGGAACTGCGCTATACTCCTTATTTGCGGACACCTGAGCATCTGAGTCAATCCGAAAGAATTGACAAGATGGCAGAAATTGTGCGAGTCGTAGGACTTGCCAGCCACCAGCCAGAATATCCGATTGTTACTAGCCAAATTCTCTGTATGCACACGCGCCTACCTTATGAGGTGAACAAGGCGATTGTTGATTTGGCGGCGCAAAATAAACAGTATGTCTGTGCAGTAGATGTAGCGGGAGGTGGTAGTAGTTACGCCGATCGCTTAGAAGAATGGATTAGCTTATATGATTATGCGCGATCGCTGGGCGTTAACACCACGGGACATTTATATGAAACCACCGCTAGTTGTTACCCAGAACTGTTACCATATTTGATGCGAATTGGTCACGGCATTCAAATTCCCCTACTATATCCAGAACTACTTAATGATGTGGCTAAACGCGGACAATGTTTGGAAGTTTGTCCGACAACTTATCTCAAAACTGGAACTTTGCAAGATATACGTCAACTCAAATTAGTTTTTGACCGTTGTCTTGATGCTGGGGTTGATATCGCTATCTGTACTGATAATGCCGGATTGCACAATGTGCGTCTACCGTTTGAGTATGAAAATCTCTTGACTTACAACATTATTAGTTTTGAACAACTACAAGCTTGTCAAGATGCGGCTTTCCGTCATGCTTTTGCTTGGCCTTACAGTCAACCTCCTGCATCACTGTTGAACGGTTTACTCAAACCTGAACCAGCTAAAATTTTGTCCATGAGAGATACTAATTAA
- a CDS encoding bifunctional metallophosphatase/5'-nucleotidase translates to MMMTTERFKKFTILHSNDMHGDFLAEAGGEEGHLIGGVSLLSGYINKVRQSEKNVLFVISGDMLQGSLIDKEYKGLSTIEIMNYLAPDVVTLGNHELDYGLPHLLFLEKMANFPIVNANLYIKKYNKRLMTPYLILNVDGFDIMFIGIITEEVLKSLKRDSSIGTFVSLEDASSEVGKICNAYKNDDIDLTILLTHIGFEEDKKLAALLDPEWGVDIIIGGHSHTFLEQPAQVNNILIAQAGIGTDQIGRFDIVVDDDTNSIVEWKWQLLPVDNNLAEPDPEIEKLITIFQEEVDRKYNRLIGRLARKLTHPKREEETELGNLIVDIIDQLDMLDVTLIGSGSIRRTKLGLLVTLSDIKEVFPYDDVLYKLKVTGVQLTKIFAHIMRVENRIPGESCCFQVSKGIQAVYSDSQNQLESLSINGQPVQADAQYTICIEEYHYKNSLHSLGITIEDLTKLDNAKVISTSCQNVLEEYFSHHQNLNSQIEGRLIYK, encoded by the coding sequence ATGATGATGACCACAGAGCGGTTTAAAAAGTTCACAATTTTACATTCCAATGATATGCATGGAGACTTTCTGGCAGAGGCTGGTGGTGAAGAGGGTCATCTAATTGGTGGAGTATCGTTGCTTTCTGGCTATATCAATAAGGTGCGCCAATCAGAAAAAAACGTGCTTTTTGTAATTTCTGGTGATATGCTTCAAGGTTCTCTCATTGATAAGGAATATAAAGGTCTTTCAACTATAGAAATCATGAATTACCTCGCTCCAGATGTCGTGACTCTGGGGAATCACGAATTAGATTATGGATTGCCTCATTTACTATTTTTAGAAAAGATGGCAAATTTCCCGATTGTGAATGCCAATTTGTATATTAAAAAATATAACAAACGTTTGATGACTCCCTATCTGATCCTGAATGTCGATGGATTCGATATTATGTTCATCGGGATTATAACGGAAGAAGTTCTCAAGTCATTAAAACGTGACAGCAGTATTGGTACATTCGTAAGTCTTGAAGATGCCTCCTCAGAAGTTGGCAAAATTTGCAACGCCTACAAAAATGATGACATTGACCTAACAATTCTGCTTACTCACATTGGTTTTGAAGAGGATAAAAAACTAGCGGCATTGCTAGACCCGGAATGGGGTGTAGATATTATTATTGGCGGACACTCGCATACATTTTTAGAGCAACCTGCCCAAGTTAATAATATTCTAATCGCACAAGCTGGAATTGGCACAGACCAAATTGGGCGCTTTGATATTGTAGTAGATGACGACACTAACAGCATTGTAGAATGGAAGTGGCAACTCCTGCCTGTAGATAATAATCTGGCTGAACCAGATCCAGAAATCGAAAAGTTGATTACGATTTTTCAAGAAGAAGTCGATCGCAAATATAATCGACTGATTGGACGATTAGCACGTAAACTGACCCATCCTAAGCGTGAAGAAGAAACGGAATTAGGTAACTTAATCGTTGATATTATTGACCAACTAGATATGTTGGATGTAACTTTGATAGGAAGTGGTTCAATCCGTAGAACAAAATTAGGGTTGCTAGTTACACTTAGCGATATTAAAGAAGTTTTTCCTTACGACGATGTACTTTATAAACTGAAAGTTACAGGCGTACAGCTTACTAAGATATTCGCACATATTATGAGAGTGGAAAACAGAATACCCGGTGAAAGTTGTTGTTTTCAGGTCAGCAAAGGTATTCAGGCAGTTTACAGTGATTCCCAAAATCAGCTTGAATCTTTGAGCATTAATGGACAACCTGTACAAGCTGATGCTCAATACACTATCTGTATAGAGGAATATCATTATAAAAATTCACTACATAGTCTAGGCATAACAATTGAAGACTTGACAAAATTAGATAACGCTAAGGTAATTTCAACATCTTGCCAGAATGTTCTTGAAGAGTACTTTAGCCATCATCAAAATCTTAATAGCCAAATTGAAGGAAGATTGATCTACAAGTAG
- a CDS encoding tellurite resistance TerB family protein has protein sequence MEFLRQLIFYLTFASLGFTITEIYLRANKLWKRKHDKAVAESISITAMLVSIVPSSLFTLNYLFAGQWQGFIQEALYLLIVTFSILVGIELWVPGERHKSFFTLLKRSLNLERKEVADLAIALFKPPQHKTIIDILCQIALIDERLDERERKFIDTFAQKWNIEFSWNMLQLRSDDSEINFIRLRQDVENYLTIYPPTEQIIQLQDLINILIRIDKDISEAERLINIELNGMFRRYLNHDEVSEVFYTIVIPQNDKQEQASAQKFSELSRYNVAEGFIYRSQPFYSREFAKIFSNQYRALNLFSIVTEML, from the coding sequence ATGGAATTCCTTAGGCAACTGATTTTCTATTTGACATTTGCTTCACTTGGATTCACGATTACAGAGATTTATCTGCGGGCAAACAAGCTTTGGAAGCGCAAGCATGATAAAGCGGTTGCTGAGAGCATTTCGATTACGGCGATGTTAGTTAGTATCGTGCCAAGTAGCCTATTCACATTAAATTATCTATTTGCTGGCCAGTGGCAGGGATTTATTCAAGAGGCTTTATATCTATTGATTGTGACATTTTCTATTTTAGTAGGAATAGAACTATGGGTTCCTGGAGAACGTCATAAAAGCTTTTTCACATTGCTGAAGCGATCTCTCAATTTAGAGCGAAAGGAAGTTGCAGATTTAGCAATAGCTTTATTTAAACCGCCTCAGCATAAAACAATCATTGATATTCTCTGCCAGATTGCATTAATTGATGAAAGGCTGGATGAACGGGAACGAAAATTTATTGATACGTTTGCACAAAAATGGAATATTGAATTTTCTTGGAATATGCTTCAGTTACGAAGCGATGATTCAGAGATTAACTTTATTAGGCTGCGGCAAGATGTTGAGAACTACTTGACAATCTATCCTCCAACTGAACAGATAATTCAATTACAGGACTTGATTAACATACTCATTAGGATTGATAAAGATATTTCCGAGGCAGAAAGACTCATTAATATTGAACTGAATGGAATGTTTCGTCGTTATCTTAATCATGACGAGGTATCTGAGGTTTTTTATACCATTGTGATTCCTCAAAACGATAAGCAAGAACAGGCGAGCGCTCAAAAGTTCTCTGAGTTGAGCCGTTACAATGTTGCTGAAGGATTTATCTACCGTAGCCAACCATTTTACTCCAGGGAATTTGCCAAAATTTTTAGTAATCAATATCGGGCGCTCAATCTATTTAGCATTGTGACGGAAATGCTGTAA
- a CDS encoding threonine dehydratase — protein sequence MLRLTQFIRNLFLRFEGLFGVLFQSISNFFGNLFGFFGKLFGFSESGYFLESDQVQNIKQASAKQPIETNRDNTAKILATNRRRSNAKLDDYYLNMARDMKKN from the coding sequence ATGCTTCGTCTAACTCAATTTATTCGGAACTTGTTCCTTCGTTTTGAAGGCTTGTTTGGTGTTTTATTCCAAAGTATTTCTAATTTTTTCGGAAATTTATTTGGTTTTTTTGGCAAGCTTTTCGGATTCAGTGAGTCTGGTTATTTCTTGGAATCTGATCAGGTGCAAAACATAAAGCAAGCTTCAGCTAAACAGCCAATTGAAACGAATCGGGATAACACTGCTAAAATTCTTGCCACTAACCGCCGTCGTTCTAATGCCAAACTTGACGACTACTACCTCAACATGGCTCGTGATATGAAAAAGAACTGA
- a CDS encoding nucleoside hydrolase — MTTQLTHHKIILDTDPGGDDIYTFLWLLSLVKRGLAELVAVTSADGNVAAKCTFSSASQILNLVGFPHIKVGRSVLAKREIIEDASHIHGSDGMGNLSHTLPAATHSIEDAPYSDELIIDELNAAPGEITIVAIAPLTNLAAAEMKSPGILKKAKEIVIMGGAFFCPGNVTPHAEFNIWFNVEAAQTVFDSRDDIVVLPLDVTRRLIFTRDMTVAVTQANPESKLSQFLTNLCEFMIGTALGYRETAGIPGLLVHDAATLGYLFYPETLMFKRAKVRVETKGQWTLGQTLIDSRSTTKTAANAWVALQVDEGKFFTSFIEDLKQLFITADI, encoded by the coding sequence ATGACAACTCAACTTACGCATCACAAAATTATTCTCGACACCGATCCAGGCGGAGATGATATCTATACCTTCCTATGGCTTCTTAGCTTGGTAAAAAGAGGACTCGCTGAACTTGTCGCTGTTACTTCCGCAGATGGCAATGTCGCTGCCAAATGCACGTTTTCTAGTGCTAGCCAGATTTTAAATTTAGTAGGATTCCCACACATTAAAGTAGGTCGCAGTGTCCTTGCAAAAAGAGAAATTATAGAAGATGCCAGCCATATTCATGGGTCGGATGGGATGGGCAATCTTTCTCACACTTTACCCGCCGCCACCCACAGCATTGAGGACGCTCCTTACTCCGATGAACTGATTATTGATGAGTTGAACGCTGCTCCAGGGGAAATTACCATTGTAGCGATCGCACCCCTAACCAACCTCGCGGCGGCGGAAATGAAAAGTCCTGGCATCCTGAAAAAAGCCAAGGAAATTGTGATTATGGGAGGTGCTTTCTTCTGTCCTGGTAATGTTACTCCCCATGCCGAATTCAATATTTGGTTTAATGTTGAAGCTGCTCAGACAGTATTTGATAGCCGAGACGATATCGTTGTGCTGCCGCTAGACGTGACCCGACGCTTAATTTTTACGCGAGATATGACTGTGGCAGTCACTCAGGCAAATCCAGAGAGTAAACTTTCTCAGTTCTTAACAAATCTTTGTGAGTTTATGATTGGCACAGCATTGGGTTATCGAGAAACAGCAGGAATTCCAGGTCTTCTTGTCCATGATGCAGCAACATTAGGATACCTGTTTTATCCAGAAACCCTGATGTTCAAAAGAGCAAAAGTCCGGGTTGAAACAAAGGGACAGTGGACACTGGGACAGACATTAATTGATAGTCGTTCTACTACGAAAACAGCAGCAAATGCCTGGGTAGCGTTGCAAGTAGATGAGGGCAAATTTTTTACTAGCTTCATTGAAGATTTGAAGCAGCTATTTATAACCGCCGATATTTAA
- the mutL gene encoding DNA mismatch repair endonuclease MutL yields MASTIQALPTEVVYLITAGEVIDSLASVVRELVENSLDAGATRIVVSLWPQQWRIRVADNGCGMNLDDLQQAATAHSTSKIRSSADLWKINSLGFRGEALHSLTTLADLEILSRPLDGKLGWRIIYGDGGKVVQVEVTAIAPGTVVTVSHLFGNCSSRRQGLPTTPQQMKAVQATIYQIALCHPHVTWQIWQNDRQWFTICPASTTGQLLPQILPQVRQGDLQEVKLEIANPLNSEDRTQNSALFTPHSEDRTQNSALLTPHSALNLVVGLPDRCHRHRPDWVRVAINGRIVKTPELEQTILSAFHRTLPRDRYPICFLHLAISPDQINWNRNPAKTEIYLNEIIYWQEQITQAINQALSISSNNLKEAVHTTRVSKLLKAAEAKGGYNFNPQNPNPCTDAINRVSPNSLKAVAQVSNTYIVVEHSGGMWLVEQHIAHERVLYEQLCDDWQLLPVEPPIILYQLSPAQVSQLQRIGLEIEPFGEQLWAVRNIPAPLQQRDDCAEAILELSWGGDLQTAQVAVACRSAIRNGTPMNQQEMQTLLDNWQRTRNPRTCPHGRPIYLSLEESALARFFRRNWVIGKSHGI; encoded by the coding sequence ATGGCATCTACTATTCAAGCTCTACCAACAGAAGTTGTATATCTCATTACAGCTGGAGAGGTAATCGACTCTTTAGCTTCTGTGGTGCGGGAATTGGTAGAAAATTCCCTAGACGCAGGTGCAACGCGAATTGTGGTTTCTCTGTGGCCGCAGCAATGGCGAATCCGTGTGGCAGATAATGGCTGTGGAATGAACCTAGATGATTTGCAACAAGCAGCCACAGCCCACAGCACTAGTAAAATTCGCTCTAGTGCCGATTTGTGGAAAATTAATAGTTTGGGGTTTCGTGGTGAGGCGTTGCACAGTTTAACGACTCTGGCAGATTTGGAAATTTTGAGTCGTCCTCTGGACGGAAAATTAGGATGGCGGATAATTTATGGCGATGGCGGGAAAGTTGTACAAGTTGAAGTAACTGCGATCGCACCTGGTACAGTAGTTACAGTTTCCCATCTTTTCGGTAATTGCTCATCTCGTCGTCAGGGATTACCCACAACACCACAGCAAATGAAAGCTGTGCAAGCTACAATTTACCAAATCGCCCTCTGTCATCCCCATGTCACCTGGCAGATTTGGCAAAATGACCGTCAATGGTTTACCATCTGTCCTGCTTCCACAACTGGGCAGTTGCTACCGCAGATTTTACCGCAAGTGCGACAAGGTGACTTGCAAGAAGTGAAACTCGAAATAGCCAACCCACTAAACTCAGAAGACAGAACTCAGAATTCAGCACTTTTCACTCCCCACTCAGAAGACAGAACTCAGAATTCAGCACTCCTCACTCCCCACTCAGCACTAAATTTAGTGGTAGGATTACCCGATCGCTGTCATCGTCATCGTCCAGATTGGGTACGTGTAGCCATTAACGGCAGGATAGTTAAGACGCCGGAACTAGAACAAACGATATTATCAGCATTTCATAGAACATTACCACGCGATCGCTATCCAATTTGTTTCTTACATCTTGCCATTTCCCCCGATCAAATTAACTGGAATCGCAATCCAGCAAAAACAGAAATTTACCTCAACGAAATCATTTATTGGCAAGAACAAATTACCCAAGCAATTAACCAAGCACTCAGCATCTCTTCTAACAATCTTAAAGAAGCTGTTCACACGACACGAGTTAGTAAATTACTTAAAGCCGCAGAAGCCAAAGGCGGTTACAATTTCAATCCTCAAAATCCCAACCCTTGTACAGACGCGATTAATCGCGTCTCTCCTAACTCCTTAAAAGCTGTCGCTCAAGTTAGCAACACTTATATTGTGGTGGAACATTCAGGTGGTATGTGGTTAGTAGAACAGCACATTGCCCATGAGCGAGTTTTGTATGAGCAATTATGCGATGATTGGCAACTTTTACCCGTCGAACCCCCAATAATTCTTTATCAATTATCGCCAGCGCAAGTATCGCAACTGCAACGCATCGGTTTAGAAATAGAACCCTTTGGCGAACAACTTTGGGCAGTTCGTAATATCCCCGCCCCTTTGCAGCAGCGAGACGACTGTGCAGAAGCAATTTTAGAACTTAGTTGGGGAGGTGATTTACAAACAGCCCAAGTAGCTGTCGCCTGTCGCAGTGCCATTCGTAACGGTACACCGATGAATCAACAAGAAATGCAGACACTTTTAGATAATTGGCAACGCACTCGCAACCCCCGCACCTGTCCCCACGGACGCCCAATTTATCTATCTTTAGAAGAATCAGCTTTAGCTCGGTTTTTCCGGCGTAATTGGGTAATTGGTAAAAGTCATGGAATTTGA
- a CDS encoding substrate-binding domain-containing protein → MADAGISTVSITAVLRLGFILVHSARYDLAILKEYLEQSPVQQFIAILGHHKRAIAILCRHLVVWLID, encoded by the coding sequence ATGGCTGATGCAGGAATCAGTACGGTATCTATAACTGCTGTCTTGAGGTTAGGATTTATCCTTGTTCATAGTGCGCGATATGACTTGGCGATTCTCAAAGAATACTTGGAACAATCACCAGTACAGCAGTTTATCGCTATCTTGGGACATCACAAGCGTGCGATCGCAATCCTATGCAGACATTTGGTGGTGTGGCTAATAGATTAA
- a CDS encoding TOBE domain-containing protein has translation MQVSARNALKGTIKNVVVGSVNSEVTIEVAPGVEVTAIITKSSAENLKLTEGKEVHAIIKSSDVIIAVD, from the coding sequence ATGCAAGTTAGCGCTCGTAATGCTCTCAAAGGAACTATAAAAAACGTTGTCGTTGGCTCTGTAAATAGTGAAGTAACAATAGAAGTAGCACCAGGGGTAGAGGTGACTGCAATTATTACCAAATCATCAGCAGAAAATCTCAAACTTACTGAAGGTAAAGAAGTCCACGCCATAATTAAATCATCAGATGTAATAATTGCCGTAGACTAA
- a CDS encoding phosphodiester glycosidase family protein, whose product MRKIKLLALILISLAMVLWFNLRFSTPSIPTIAASPPKTIRYFDRTLPQGIAHILLIPVNSKFLVTPALSQKVATVEEFAQKHRAVAVLNAGFFDPANQKTTSYVVRQGKLVADPKENERLVNNPNLKPYLGQIFNRTEFRRYLCGQTIRYSIALHSQSPPAGCQLVDAIGAGPRLLPELTLEKEGFVDNANKRDALGSKQLNARTAVGITRDGSVILVMVAQKPSAPANSGVSLPALANFMKTLGADQAMNLDGGSSSSLYYNRKTFYGKVDLEGNSIKRPVKSVLLVQEN is encoded by the coding sequence GTGAGAAAAATCAAACTATTGGCTTTGATATTAATTAGTTTGGCAATGGTATTGTGGTTTAATTTGCGTTTTTCAACACCGTCAATACCCACTATTGCAGCTTCACCACCAAAAACTATCCGCTACTTCGATCGCACTTTGCCCCAAGGCATCGCTCACATTCTGTTGATTCCAGTTAATAGCAAATTTTTGGTAACTCCTGCACTATCACAGAAAGTAGCCACCGTAGAGGAATTTGCTCAAAAGCATCGAGCTGTAGCTGTTTTGAATGCAGGCTTTTTTGATCCAGCCAACCAAAAAACTACATCTTATGTTGTCCGACAAGGGAAGTTGGTAGCTGATCCCAAGGAAAACGAGCGGCTGGTGAATAATCCCAACTTAAAACCTTATTTGGGTCAAATATTCAATCGCACAGAATTCCGTCGCTACTTATGCGGGCAAACTATTCGCTATTCCATTGCCCTACACAGTCAGTCACCACCAGCAGGTTGTCAGTTAGTTGATGCTATAGGTGCTGGCCCACGCCTATTACCAGAACTCACCTTAGAAAAAGAGGGCTTTGTAGATAATGCCAATAAACGAGATGCACTTGGCAGCAAGCAACTCAATGCCAGAACTGCTGTAGGTATAACCCGTGATGGTAGCGTTATTTTAGTTATGGTGGCTCAAAAACCCTCGGCTCCCGCGAACTCTGGGGTGTCGTTGCCAGCATTAGCTAATTTTATGAAAACTCTTGGTGCCGATCAAGCGATGAATCTGGATGGGGGGAGTTCGTCTTCGCTTTATTACAATCGGAAAACCTTTTACGGGAAGGTTGATTTGGAAGGAAATTCTATCAAGCGTCCGGTGAAGTCAGTTTTGCTGGTTCAGGAAAACTAA